A region from the Halomarina litorea genome encodes:
- the proS gene encoding proline--tRNA ligase — protein MSDTDQELGITESKQHSPGDWYAEVVQKAGLADYAPMGGFIVTRPRGYAIWEGIQSYLDGEFKNTGVQNAYFPLMIPESYLEREKDIVEGFDPEVAWVTQGGHEELEERLAVRPTSESIITPYMSQWVRSHRDLPLRLNQWCSVVRWEATDTKPFFRTKEFLWQEGHTAHKSHEDAWEETMTRLDQYERLYTDVLALSVMRGRKPDHDKFPGADTTTTVEALMPDGKSVQGGTSHHLGTSFAEAYDVTYADEGEEDQLAHTTSWGLSWRAIGALVMSHSDDQGLVLPPTLAPEQVVVVPIWQEDTRDEVLEYAEGLTEELDEAGVRVHLDDRDERNPGFKYNEWELKGVPLRIEVGPHEVEDGEATLVHRPDGENEVATREDITSTVEDALDTVYAKLYAASEERLEENVREAHGRGQILGTIGQHGGYVKTGWCGEEACETAIKDEIAAEIVMVPMDEDEEPVHDTCGVCEEESVTTAYFAKSY, from the coding sequence ATGAGCGACACCGACCAGGAACTCGGAATCACCGAGTCGAAACAGCACAGCCCCGGCGACTGGTACGCCGAAGTCGTCCAGAAAGCCGGCCTCGCCGACTACGCCCCCATGGGCGGGTTCATCGTCACCCGCCCCCGTGGGTACGCCATCTGGGAGGGCATCCAGAGCTACCTCGACGGCGAGTTCAAGAACACCGGCGTCCAGAACGCCTACTTCCCCCTCATGATTCCCGAGTCCTACCTCGAACGCGAGAAGGACATCGTCGAGGGGTTCGACCCCGAGGTGGCGTGGGTCACGCAGGGCGGCCACGAGGAACTGGAGGAGCGACTCGCTGTCCGCCCCACCAGCGAGTCCATCATCACCCCCTACATGTCCCAGTGGGTCCGCTCGCACCGTGACCTCCCCCTGCGCCTGAACCAGTGGTGTTCGGTCGTGCGCTGGGAGGCCACCGACACGAAGCCCTTCTTCCGGACGAAGGAGTTCCTCTGGCAGGAGGGCCACACCGCCCACAAGAGCCACGAGGACGCGTGGGAGGAGACGATGACCCGCCTCGACCAGTACGAACGGCTCTACACGGACGTCCTCGCCCTCTCGGTCATGCGCGGGCGCAAGCCCGACCACGACAAGTTCCCCGGCGCGGACACCACCACCACCGTCGAGGCCCTGATGCCCGACGGGAAGAGCGTGCAGGGCGGCACCTCCCACCACCTCGGCACTTCCTTCGCGGAGGCCTACGACGTGACCTACGCCGACGAGGGCGAGGAGGACCAGTTAGCCCACACCACCTCGTGGGGCCTCTCGTGGCGCGCCATCGGCGCACTCGTGATGAGCCACTCCGACGACCAGGGCCTCGTCCTGCCTCCCACGCTCGCGCCCGAACAGGTCGTCGTCGTCCCCATCTGGCAGGAGGACACCCGCGACGAGGTGCTGGAGTACGCCGAGGGCCTGACCGAGGAACTTGACGAGGCGGGCGTCCGCGTCCACCTCGACGACCGGGACGAGCGAAACCCCGGCTTCAAGTACAACGAGTGGGAGCTGAAGGGCGTCCCCCTCCGCATCGAGGTGGGTCCCCACGAGGTCGAAGACGGCGAGGCTACCCTCGTCCACCGCCCCGACGGCGAGAACGAGGTGGCGACCCGCGAGGACATCACGAGCACCGTCGAGGACGCCCTCGACACAGTGTACGCGAAGCTGTACGCCGCGAGCGAGGAGCGACTGGAGGAGAACGTCCGGGAGGCCCACGGCCGCGGGCAGATTCTCGGCACCATCGGTCAGCACGGCGGCTACGTCAAGACCGGCTGGTGCGGCGAGGAGGCCTGCGAGACGGCCATCAAGGACGAAATCGCCGCCGAGATCGTCATGGTCCCCATGGACGAGGACGAAGAACCCGTCCACGACACCTGCGGGGTCTGCGAGGAGGAGAGCGTCACGACGGCGTACTTCGCGAAGTCCTACTGA